One Streptomyces sp. R28 DNA window includes the following coding sequences:
- a CDS encoding S-methyl-5'-thioadenosine phosphorylase, translating into MVNKANAELGVIGGSGFYSFLDDVTEIQVDTPYGPPSDSLFLGEIAGRRVAFLPRHGRGHHLPPHRINYRANLWALRSLGVRQVLAPCAVGGLRPEYGPGTLLVPDQLVDRTKSRVGTYFDGLPLPDGTVPNVVHVSLADPYCPAGRTVALKAARGQDWEPVDGGTLVVIEGPRFSTRAESLWHQAQGWSVVGMTGHPEAALARELELCYTSLTLVTDLDAGAETGEGVSHDEVLQVFAANVDRLRGVLFDAVAALPTNEERDCLCTKALGGMDPGFELP; encoded by the coding sequence ATGGTGAACAAGGCGAACGCAGAACTCGGCGTGATCGGCGGCTCCGGCTTCTACTCGTTCCTCGACGACGTGACCGAGATACAGGTGGACACCCCGTACGGGCCGCCCAGTGACTCCCTCTTCCTCGGCGAGATCGCCGGCCGACGGGTCGCCTTCCTCCCCCGGCACGGACGCGGTCACCATCTGCCGCCGCACCGGATCAACTACCGGGCCAACCTCTGGGCGCTGCGCTCGCTCGGCGTGCGCCAGGTCCTCGCGCCGTGCGCGGTGGGCGGCCTGCGTCCCGAGTACGGGCCTGGCACCCTGCTCGTGCCGGACCAGCTGGTCGACCGTACGAAGTCCCGGGTGGGCACGTACTTCGACGGGCTGCCGCTGCCCGACGGCACCGTGCCGAACGTGGTGCACGTCTCCCTGGCCGACCCCTACTGCCCCGCCGGACGTACGGTCGCGTTGAAGGCGGCGCGCGGACAGGACTGGGAGCCGGTGGACGGCGGCACGCTGGTCGTCATAGAGGGGCCGCGCTTCTCGACCCGTGCCGAATCGTTGTGGCACCAGGCCCAGGGCTGGTCGGTGGTGGGCATGACCGGCCACCCCGAGGCGGCCCTCGCCCGTGAACTCGAGCTCTGCTACACCTCGTTGACGCTGGTCACGGACCTCGACGCGGGCGCCGAGACCGGCGAGGGCGTCTCGCACGACGAGGTGCTGCAGGTGTTCGCGGCGAACGTGGACCGGCTGCGGGGCGTGCTCTTCGACGCGGTGGCCGCGCTGCCGACGAACGAGGAGCGGGACTGCCTGTGCACCAAGGCGCTGGGCGGGATGGATCCGGGGTTCGAGCTGCCGTAG
- a CDS encoding FmdB family zinc ribbon protein: protein MPTYQYQCTECGEGLEAVQKFTDDALTECPSCQGRLKKVFSAVGIVFKGSGFYRNDSRGSSSSSSPASSKPSTSASSDSSSSSSASTSSSSSSDSKSSSSGTSSSSSAA from the coding sequence GCACCGAGTGCGGCGAGGGCCTCGAGGCGGTGCAGAAGTTCACCGACGACGCCCTGACCGAGTGCCCCAGCTGCCAGGGCCGCCTCAAGAAGGTGTTCTCCGCGGTCGGCATCGTCTTCAAGGGCTCCGGTTTCTACCGCAACGACAGCCGCGGCTCCTCGTCGAGCAGCTCGCCGGCGTCGTCGAAGCCGTCGACGTCCGCCTCGTCCGACTCGTCCTCTTCTTCGTCCGCCTCGACGTCTTCTTCGTCGTCCTCGGACTCGAAGTCGTCGAGCTCCGGCACCTCCTCCAGCAGCTCCGCCGCGTAA